In one window of Meleagris gallopavo isolate NT-WF06-2002-E0010 breed Aviagen turkey brand Nicholas breeding stock chromosome 12, Turkey_5.1, whole genome shotgun sequence DNA:
- the LOC116217087 gene encoding tropomyosin alpha-1 chain-like yields the protein MKVIENRAQKDEEKMEIQEIQLKEAKHIAEEADRKYEEVARKLVIIEGDLERAEERAELSESKCAELEEELKTVTNNLKSLEAQAEKYSQKEDKYEEEIKVLTDKLKEAETRAEFAERSVTKLEKSIDDLEDNFLCFTSPKTSSSGWIKHLSKLLDVSWFTVLSSSLLGSIFLAPVSEYALCALLYRNSTSLNVK from the exons ATGAAGGTCATTGAAAATAGAGCCCAGAAGGATGAAGAGAAGATGGAAATCCAAGAGATCCAGCTTAAAGAAGCTAAGCACATTGCTGAAGAGGCCGACCGCAAGTATGAAGAG GTGGCTCGTAAGCTTGTGATCATTGAGGGTGACCTGGAGCGGGCTGAGGAACGTGCTGAACTATCGGAAAG CAAATGTGCTGAGCTTGAAGAGGAGTTGAAAACTGTGACCAACAACCTGAAGTCGCTGGAGGCTCAGGCTGAGAAG TACTCacagaaagaagacaaatatGAAGAGGAGATTAAAGTTCTAACTGACAAACTGAAGGAG GCTGAGACCCGTGCTGAATTTGCTGAGAGGTCAGTAACCAAGCTGGAGAAGAGCATTGATGATCTAGAAG ataattttctttgcttcactTCTCCAAAGACATCTTCATCGGGTTGGATAAAACATCTTTCCAAGCTTTTGGATGTTTCATGGTTCACTGTCCTGTCTTCTAGCTTACTTGGCTCTATCTTTCTAGCACCTGTTTCAGAATATGCTCTTTGTGCTCTATTGTACAGAAACTCTACATCtctaaatgtaaaataa